Proteins from a single region of Ziziphus jujuba cultivar Dongzao chromosome 1, ASM3175591v1:
- the LOC107419694 gene encoding uncharacterized protein LOC107419694 isoform X1, producing MLRTRLLWIGIGFSVSSAAISHFVWKDLMLHRYALSSDMKRKFDALEERILNLESVPYHDSNPTPEVDKNV from the exons atgCTTCGGACTCGGTTGCTGTGGATTGGAATTGGGTTCTCTGTATCATCCGCCGCCATTTCTCACTTCGTCTGGAAAGATCTTATGCTTCATCGTTATGCTCTTTCCTCCGAT ATGAAGCGCAAGTTTGATGCTCTTGAAGAAAGAATACTCAATCTGGAGTCAGTTCCTTATCACGATTCTAATCCCACTCCTGag GTGGACAagaatgtttaa
- the LOC107419694 gene encoding uncharacterized protein LOC107419694 isoform X2, with protein sequence MLRTRLLWIGIGFSVSSAAISHFVWKDLMLHRYALSSDMKRKFDALEERILNLESVPYHDSNPTPEIEG encoded by the exons atgCTTCGGACTCGGTTGCTGTGGATTGGAATTGGGTTCTCTGTATCATCCGCCGCCATTTCTCACTTCGTCTGGAAAGATCTTATGCTTCATCGTTATGCTCTTTCCTCCGAT ATGAAGCGCAAGTTTGATGCTCTTGAAGAAAGAATACTCAATCTGGAGTCAGTTCCTTATCACGATTCTAATCCCACTCCTGag ATTGAAGGATGA
- the LOC107419122 gene encoding LRR receptor-like serine/threonine-protein kinase RGI5 produces MSRLSLQLQIVVQSFLLVYFLKDVAAYNISRVGSLKTKCIDSERRALLKFKDNFDDNSGLLSSWGNEEEQKDCSLWDGIRCDNITGHVVMLDHPDMDLCARGKYTSSSLTELQYLNYLDLSGNDLSKNQIPSFISNMVALQQRDLSATQLQGSIPKTFWNNLTAISYLDLSYNELGSVPKSLRNMTFLTHLDIRSNNLKGSIPEAFGSMANLTYLDLGSNSLKGSIHLAFENMTMLTYLALDEGSIPESFGNMVALTLLALHDNQLDGCIPESFGNMSVLEHLYLNSNMLKVSIPKTFWKLTTLVELDLSFNILKGFIPETPEDMMVSPELLNLGYNSKATFQNPFGIYALYANCRCLQTILRDNSLSSLNLHLDANTIH; encoded by the exons ATGAGTAGGCTTTCCCTTCAACTTCAAATTGTTGTGCAATCATTTCTGCTGGTTTACTTCCTAAAAGATGTTGCTGCATACAATATTTCAAGAGTTGGAAGTCTCAAAACCAAATGCATAGACTCAGAGAGACGAGCACTTCTCAAGTTCAAGGATAATTTTGATGACAACAGTGGTCTTCTTTCATCTTGGGGCaatgaagaagaacaaaagGATTGCAGTCTTTGGGATGGAATTCGCTGTGACAACATAACTGGTCACGTCGTCATGCTTGATCATCCTGATATGGATCTCTGTGCCAGAGGTAAGTATACAAGCTCTTCATTGACTGAGTTgcaatatttgaattatttggaCCTCAGTGGCAATGACTTGAGTAAGAATCAAATCCCAAGTTTCATTAGCAACATGGTTGCACTTCAACAACGTGATCTTTCTGCTACTCAATTACAAGGCTCTATTCCTAAAACTTTTTGGAATAACCTAACTGCCATTTCATACCTTGATCTTAGTTACAATGAGTTAGGTTCAGTTCCAAAATCTTTAAGGAACATGACTTTCCTTACACATCTTGATATTCGcagtaataatttaaaaggttcGATTCCTGAAGCTTTTGGCAGCATGGCTAACCTTACATACCTTGATCTTGGCAGTAACAGTTTAAAAGGTTCCATTCATTTAGCTTTTGAAAACATGACTATGCTTACATATCTTGCCCTTGATG AAGGCTCCATTCCTGAATCTTTTGGCAACATGGTTGCACTGACACTCCTTGCCCTTCATGATAATCAGTTAGATGGTTGCATTCCTGAATCCTTTGGGAATATGTCAGTGCTAGAACACCTTTATCTTAATTCGAATATGTTAAAAGTATCAATTCCTAAAACATTTTGGAAATTGACAACCCTTGTAGAACTTGATCTTAGTTTTAATATCTTAAAAGGCTTCATTCCTGAAACACCTGAGGACATGATGGTTTCCCCTGAACTCCTTAATCTTGGCTATAACTCAAAGGCGACATTCCAAAATCCATTTGGAATATATGCACTTTACGCAAATTGCAGATGCCTTCAAACAATCTTACGGGACAACTCCCTGAGCTCACTCAATCTTCATCTAGATGCAAACaccattcattaa